A genomic segment from Natator depressus isolate rNatDep1 chromosome 19, rNatDep2.hap1, whole genome shotgun sequence encodes:
- the CNKSR1 gene encoding connector enhancer of kinase suppressor of ras 1 has protein sequence MEPIGAWSPVKVAQWLRGLDKVLQQYPFETWPLTGNDLLQLSYRRLEELGLRRVGHQELILEAVEQLCMLNYELETTSLGTLTEKLQQVAWTTRTLILSRRKVTTYDGEAIETPSPDLLACIAELITAAKGLFTWLNRYLFSHLNDYSASRDIVSLCGELAQILQKDCGVSERENRILLICRHLVGICENISSCSPAALLNQTAILESVDLVPTEPEDSLGIEIKSTNSCLHFIAGTATKSPADDCSQILPGDEIVQVNGQVVVGWTRVNLVKKILEKPNQVTLVLKKIPLISVGSPCSPRSPCHQAPGSFLGAAESPGLQSNDSPVSVVSLPSSVIAGLESGLDSALDLATDEEEEFVSSHPREGTRDFLRQLPTEGASAAPTLEIQALGAGFEGRSSPVAVAPARPSTLELGSKESRENGIGSRSRGPESPALPNKSSTKSCSRQKGVATRLSRRRVSCRELGKVDCDGWLLKKKDHVGFMSQKWKRCWFVLKGHILYWYNQPSDEKAIGLINVSTYDLESTREQKKKYVFQLCHEKYKPFVFAAETLADLSMWVSGLITAKTKYKLAQESLPHREEDCYSETEAEDPDDDSPRPGSDLLPRRRELLTTLERAQPGAAMGSPDSTGPVGSPVPGSGRPCSPLDSPGEELESLIKCLKQGGVSLIGTRQLVTHEQYRKSFIKRNKNPQINERVHLVRALQSTLKAKLAELQILNQLLNDSELTSEKFRHWKEEHQELYQEIHQWWVHRPGQAEGLEAELGTESSPQEAAGARP, from the exons ATGGAGCCCATCGGTGCCTGGAGCCCTGTGAAGGTGGCGCAGTGGCTGAGAG GCCTGGACAAGGTGCTGCAGCAGTATCCCTTTGAGACGTGGCCCCTGACCGGGAACGATTTGCTGCAGCTGTCCTATCGGCGCTTGGAGGAGCTGGGCCTGAGGCGTGTTGGCCATCAGGAGCTCATTCTGGAAGCTGTGGAGCAGCTGTGCATGCTG AACTACGAGCTGGAGACCACCAGCCTGGGGACGCTGACGGAGAAGCTGCAGCAAGTCGCTTGGACCACCCGGACCCTCATCCTGAGCCGCAGGAAGGTGACCACATATGATGGCGAGGCCATTGAGACACCCTCCCCGGACCTCCTGGCCTGCATCGCTGAGCTGATCacggcagccaaggggctcttcACCTGGCTCAACAG GTATCTCTTCTCTCACCTGAATGATTACTCAGCCAGCCGGGACATTGTCTCGCTCTGCGGAGaactggcccagatcctgcagaaG GACTGCGGAGTGTCTGAGAGAGAGAACCGGATCCTGCTGATT TGCAGGCACCTTGTGGGGATCTGTGAGAACATCTCGAGCTGCAGCCCGGCAGCCCTGCTGAACCAGACTGCCATCTTGGAGAGCGTCGACCTCGTGCCCACCGAGCCAGAGGACAGTCTG GGCATCGAGATCAAATCCACTAACTCCTGCCTCCACTTCATAGCGGGAACCGCCACTAAG TCTCCAGCTGACGACTGCAGCCAGATCCTGCCGGGGGATGAGATCGTTCAAGTCAACGGGCAGGTGGTG GTGGGTTGGACTCGAGTGAATCTGGTAAAGAAAATACTCGAAAAGCCAAACCAGGTGACGTTGGTGCTGAAGAAGATTCCACTAATCTCTGTGGGGTCCCCGTGTTCCCCCAGGTCTCCGTGCCATCAG GCACCTGGCAGCTTCTTGGGTGCTGCAGAATCTCCTGGCTTGCAAAGCAATGACTCTCCAGTAAGCGTGGTCTCCCTGCCTTCCAG CGTGATCGCCGGGTTGGAATCAGGGCTGGACTCTGCGCTGGATCTCGCCACTGACGAAGAGGAGGAGTTTGTCTCAAGCCACCCCAGAGAGGGGACCAGGGACTTCCTACGGCAACTccccactgaag GCGCTTCAGCAGCCCCTACGTTGGAGATCCAAGCTTTGGGGGCAGGATTTGAAGGGCGCAGCTCCCCCGTTGCTGTCGCTCCAGCCAGACCCAGCACCTTGGAACTCGGATCTAAGGAGTCCCGAGAGAACGGAATTGGGAGCAGAAGTCGGGGACCAGAATCTCCCGCTCTTCCAAACAAG AGCAGCACCAAGAGTTGCTCCAGGCAGAAAG GAGTGGCTACCAGGCTGAGCCGCCGGCGGGTGTCCTGTCGGGAGCTGGGCAAGGTGGACTGCGACGGCTGGCTCCTGAAGAAGAAAGACCACGTGGGATTCATGTCCCAGAAATGGAAACGCTGCTGGTTTGTGCTGAAGGGCCACATTCTCTACTGGTACAACCAGCCCAGT GACGAGAAAGCCATAGGCCTGATCAACGTGTCGACCTACGACCTGGAAAGCACCCGGGAGCAGAAGAAGAAATA TGTCTTCCAGCTCTGCCATGAGAAGTACAAACCTTTCGTCTTCGCAGCAGAGACTCTGGCTGATCTGAGCAT GTGGGTGAGTGGTTTGATCACCGCAAAAACCAAATACAAGCTGGCCCAGGAATCGCTCCCGCATAGAGAAGAAG ACTGCTACAGTGAGACGGAAGCTGAGGATCCTGACGACGACTCTCCGAGGCCTGGCTCTGATCTG CTGCCAAGGAGAAGGGAGCTGCTCACCACGCTGGAGAGAGCCCAGCCCGGTGCTGCAATGGGGAGCCCTGACTCCACCGGCCCAGTGGGGAGCCCCGTCCCTGGCAGTGGCAGGCCCTGCTCGCCCCTGG ACTCCCCTGGCGAAGAACTAGAGTCCCTAATTAAGTGTCTGAAGCAAGGCGGGGTGTCTCTCATCGGCACGCGCCAGCTCGTGACCCACGAGCAGTACCGCAAATCCTTCATCAAGCGCAACAAGAACCCCCAGATCAACGAGAGAGTTCACCTGGTCCGGGCCCTGCAAAGCACGCTCAAA GCGAAGCTGGCTGAGCTCCAGATCCTCAATCAGCTCCTGAACGACTCGGAACTGACCTCAGAGAAATTCAGACACTGGAAAGAAGAGCATCAGGAGTTATACCAGGAAATCCACCAGTGGTGGGTGCACCGGCCAGGCCAGGCTGAAGGTCTAGAAGCAGAACTTGGCACTGAATCCAGTCCACAGGAAGCTGCTGGTGCGAGGCCGTAA
- the LOC141974590 gene encoding claudin-19-like produces MATGSIALGLVLAPMGWVLLLAATVTPQWREFSKRPGFPRDVSFSDGLWESCVEVIGVPGRACQAIPQETAISWPIQMLRALTVISVLTGVLSYSLAHVGVRWWADQPNPELTGTAGLLLVLSGAMYLCATSYMAYEVLENMANHQTPARDKFRLGTCLYLGWSGGVAEIVAGICLAVNFQRKEESSSGNVAAPYEVDY; encoded by the coding sequence ATGGCAACTGGCTCCATAGCCCTTGGGCTGGTGCTGGCTCCCATGGGATGGGTCTTGCTGCTGGCAGCCACGGTGACCCCGCAGTGGAGAGAATTCTCCAAGCGGCCCGGCTTCCCACGGGACGTTTCCTTCAGCGATGGTCTGTGGGAAAGCTGCGTGGAGGTGATCGGCGTGCCGGGCAGGGCGTGCCAAGCCATCCCCCAGGAGACTGCCATCTCCTGGCCCATTCAGATGCTGAGAGCACTCACTGTCATCTCAGTGCTTACAGGGGTCCTGAGCTACTCTCTAGCCCATGTGGGGGTGCGCTGGTGGGCAGACCAGCCCAACCCCGAGCTTACGGGAACTGCTGGACTCCTGCTGGTTCTCTCTGGAGCCATGTATCTATGCGCCACATCATACATGGCTTACGAAGTCCTAGAGAACATGGCCAACCACCAGACCCCCGCAAGAGACAAGTTCCGGCTCGGGACCTGTCTCTACCTTGGCTGGAGCGGCGGAGTAGCTGAGATCGTGGCTGGCATCTGTCTGGCTGTCAATTTCCAAAGGAAGGAGGAAAGCAGCTCAGGGAATGTGGCGGCTCCTTATGAGGTGGATTACTGA